The Patescibacteria group bacterium DNA segment CGACACGCATTGGCCACAAAACATCACCGACTCCCCTATCTTGAGCCATGGGCATGAGAATTTTTTCTAAATTTTCTTTATTAAAATTAGTTGAATCAATTTTTTCTACAGAATCTTTTATTATTGACAAATTATTTAAAGTATGCTCTCTATCTGATTTTTTCCAAATTAACAAATCTGATTGATAATTCAACTTATCTTTAAAAAAGAAATGAGTTAAGTCAATTATCTCATCTAGATGTTTTAATCTTTCTTGTTCGAGTTTAACAATTTTTTGAAGATAATTTAAATTAACATCTTTTTCTGATTTAATTAATTTTGACTGAATTAAATATGGCAAACATTTTTGAGTTAAATCCTTGATGTCCATTTGGCGAAGATAAGAACCATTTAGCCAGTTTAATTTATCTAGATTAAAAATTGCTCCAGATTTATTGATTTTTTCAATTTTAAATTCTTGAATTAATTCTTTCAAAGAAAAAATTTCTTGATCATCGCCCGGATTCCAACCTAACAAAGCTACAAAATTAATTAAAGCTTCAGGTAAATATCCTTTATTTTGATAATCATTGACCGCCACATCTCCTTGGCGTTTACTAAGTTTTGATTTATCAGAATTTAATAATAAAGGTAGATGAGCAAATTGAGGAATTTCCCAGTCAAAATATTTATAAAGTTGGATATGTTTGGGTGTGCTAGAAATCCATTCTTCACCGCGCACAATATGAGTTATTTTCATTAAATGATCATCAACCACTACGGCTAAATGATAGGTCGGAAAGCCATCAGATTTAATTAAAACTTGATCATCAACTAGCTCATTCTTAAAGCTAACCTTTCCACGAATTAAGTCCAAAAATGACGTTTCTCCTGCTTTGGGCATCTTGAGGCGTATAACATGCTTTTCGCCGTTTAGAACCCGTTTTTTGGCTTCCTCAGGGCTAATATTCAAGCAACAACCGTCATAACCGGTTGGAATTTTGTTTTTTTGTTGCTCTTGTCTGAGTTTATCTAATCTTTCTTGGGTACAAAAACAATAATAAGCACAACCTTTGTCAATTAATTCTTGAACGTATTTTTGATAAATTTCTAATCGTTCTGATTGAATATAGGGACCATTGTCGCCAGCTTGAACGATTTTATTATTTTTATCTAATTTAACGCCCTCGTCGGGAATTATACCAGCCCAATATAAAGATTGTAAAATATTAACTGTGCCGTCTTTAACTAAACGTTCTTGATCGGTATCTTCAATGCGTAAAATAAAATCACCGTTATTTTGTTTAGCAATTAAATAAGAATACAAAGCTGTTCTTAATCCTCCAACATGAAGATAACCAGTCGGACTGGGTGCAAAACGAGTTCGGATTTTAGGTTGGGATGGCATAATTTTTTATGAAAAATCAAATTTTTAATTTAAAATATAAGTAAATTAATCCAATTAAATTTATCAACTAGTTTATCTAAAGTTTCTACTGGGATAATATTAAAAATAATTACAATACAACCAACTAAAATAAATAAAAAAAGAATAGATAATTTAATGGTCATTTTTTTTATTTCTATTTTTTTATTTTGTTGTTCCTCTTTTATAAATGATTCTAAATTATCAATTTTTTCTCCAAGAGAAAGATGTTGTCTGTCTTCAATTTTTTTAATCTCTACTCCTTTATTTTTAAAACGATAAAAACCGTAACCTAAGGCAATAACAAATATTAATAATTCTAGTAAAAAATATATATTACCTTTCCATAATTTAAACCAAAATATAGCTACTACACTACCTATTAGATAAAAAGCTAAGATAAATTGATTTGTTTCAATGTTTTGTTTTTCTTCTTGGATTTTATTTAAAATAGACTTTTCTTTTTCATTTATTTTTATCAAACTTGAACCACAATAGGGACAAGTTTCTATTTCTTTCGAATTGATTTTTATTCTTACTAATTTATTACATCTAGGGCAAAAACGTTGGGTATGTTTTTTATGATCATAAATATAGGCTATTACAGTAAAACCAAGAAAGAAATAAAGAATGGTTTCTATTGTTTTAGCATTTTCTTCTGAGAAAATTATAATAATTTTTATTTTTTCAGGATTTTTTATTAACAATAAAAGAACAAAAATGAAAATAGAGCAAAATAAGATTAAACCATAAAAAGCTATTTTTTCTTCTAATTTTTTATTCATATACTATTTTGAACTTTCAATTCTTTGCCAAATTTCAGCAAAGTTTTTCTTTTTTATTTTTAAATCAACAAGAATTAAAATCCATAAGTATATTCTAGCTAAAAATAGCAAAAGAGTCCAACTAAATTCTTTTAAATTTTTAGGGAAAGAAAATAACAATTTAAAACCGTGCCAGGCTTCATTAAAAAATCCACGCATATTGCTCTTAAATTTTTCTTGATTAATTTTTTGTTTGGCACCGCCAGCACTGCGTTTTTTTTGTTTAACCCAATCAGAAAAAGTATTTGGATATTTTACCCTAACTTTAGCTTCGGGCCGATAAACTATTTGATAACCAGCTTGCCAAATTTTTTGTGAAATATAAATATCATCGGATAAAACATTTTCTGGAATTTCATTAACAACTTTATTTCTAATTGCATAAAGATATCCTGAACAATCTAAATATTTATTTTGTTGTGATAATTTTAAACGTCTTTGATGAGCAGCATTAACTAACCAGTGCGACCAATAACCTAACATAGTTTTACGATCAGAAATTGAAGTCGGTTGACCACAAACTGCGCCTATTTTGGGATTATTAAATTCTTGAACTAATTTTTCTAAACCGTTTGATTCAACTACCACATCGCCATCTGTCAAAATTAAAATGTCGCCCTGGACTTTTCCAAAAGCTAAATTCAAAGCTGAAGGTTTACCTAAACCCTGATCTTGAATAAATTTAACTTGCGGATATTTAATACTAAATTTATTCACCACTTCTCTACTCTCTTCATCTGGTGCAACTACTAAAATTTCAAATGCCTGATTAATTTTTTTATTTAAAATAACCCGTAGGGTTTGTTCTAAGGTTTTTGACTCTCGATAGGTTGTAATAATAATTGAGATCATATTAGGATTATTTTTATTATATCACGCTTTTGAAAAATAAAGAATAAATTTTGGCAGGTCGCACCTGCCAAAACTGCCCAAAATAAATTAACTTGTCAACTGGTTGACACTTTTTTTAGCTATGCTACAATAAAATTAGCACTCTATTATAGAGACTGCTAAATAATAATTTATAATTTAAACTTAAAAATATATGCCTAATTTTGGTAATTTTACTTTAAAATCTCAAGAGGCGTTGCAAAATGCCCAAGAATTGGCTTTAAACAAAAAACAACCCGCGGTTGATGCCTCTCACCTACTCTACGCCTTACTTGAACAAAACGATGGAGTGGTTTTAGCTGTTTTAAAAAAATTAGAAGTCGATGTTTTAAAATTAAAAAAAGATATCGAAAATGAAATTAATAAATTACCTCAAATCGATAAGCCAGCGCCTGGGCCAATGGGTGGAATTTACGTGACTAATGAATTAAGACAGGTTTTAATTCAGGCTGAAAAAGAAGCTGATCAACTCAAAGACGAATATGTTAGCACAGAACATTTTCTACTGGCAATTTTAGAAATTAATACTTTTTTAAAAAAGACTCTAAATGATTATCAAGTTGAACGCGAAAAGGTTTTACAAGTTTTAGCATCAGTACGGGGTTCGGAAAAAATTACCGATGACGAACCAGAACAAAAATATCAAGTACTTGAAAAATATACTCAAAATTTAACTCAAAAGGCTCGTGAAAAAAAATTAGATCCAGTCATTGGGCGAGGCGAAGAAATTCGTCGCGTAATTCAAGTTTTATCACGCCGGACTAAAAATAATCCAGTTTTAATTGGTGAGGCTGGGACAGGTAAAACCGCCATTGTCGAAGGCTTAGCTCAAAGAATTGTTGATGGTGATGTACCCGAAACTTTAAAAAATAAAGAAGTTATTACTTTAGATTTGGGAGCTATTATTGCTGGAACTAAATTCCGTGGCGAGTTTGAAAATCGTTTTAAAGCTATTTTAAAAACTATTAAAAAATCTGACGGAAAAATAATTTTATTTATCGATGAAATGCATACCCTAGTTGGCGCTGGATCAATTGAAGGCGCTTTAGACGCTTCAAATATGATCAAACCAGCCTTAGCGCGCGGAGAACTTCATTGTGTTGGTGCTACGACGTTAAAAGAATATCAAAAGTATATTGAAAAAGATCAAGCCCTAGAAAGACGTTTTATGCCAGTTTATGTGAGTGAACCCACTACCGAAGAAAGCATTGCTATTTTACGTGGTATTAAAGAAAAATACGAATTACACCATGGTGTTCAAATTACCGACGATGCTTTAATTAGCGCCGTTAAATTAGCTACACGTTACATTACTGACAGATTTTTACCAGACAAAGCTGTAGATTTAATTGATGAAGCCGCCTCAGCTTTGAGATTAGAAATTGAAAGCGAACCTGAAGAATTAGATAAATTAAGTCGTGAGATTAGACAATTAAAAATTGCCATCGAAGCTTTAAAAAAAGAAAAAGTTAAAAAAATGGATACGCGTTTTAAAAAAATTAGTCGTGAATTAGCCAATAAAAAAGAAATCATGAAAGAATTGGAATTGCGTTGGCAAAAAGAGAAACAAATTATTGAAGAGATTAAGGCCGATAAAAAAGAGTTGGAAAAATTAAGCGATGAGGCCGAGATTGCCGAACGCCAGGCAGATTTGGAAAAAGTTGCTGAAATTAAATATGATCGTATTCCTAAGTTGGAAGATAAAACTAAAACCAACGAACGTAAATTAAATAAAATTCAGGATCGTATTATTCGTGAAAAAGTGACTGAAGAAAATATTGCCGAAGTAGTTTCGCGTTGGACCGGCATTCCAGTGGCCAGAATGCTTGAAGATGAAACCAAAAAATTAGCCCACATGGAAGATGAATTACATCAACGCATAGTTGATCAAAATGAAGCTGTGACGGCAATTTCTAACGCTATTCGACGTTCTCGAGCCGGTATTGCCGAGCACAACAAACCGATTGGTTCATTTATCTTTATGGGACCAACTGGTGTCGGTAAAACAGAATTAGCCAAGGTTCTGGCTGAATTTATTTTTAATGATGATGGCGCTTTAGTCCGTCTAGATATGTCTGAATACATGGAACGCCATACGGTTTCTAAAATTATCGGTTCGCCTCCGGGTTATATTGGCTACGACGAAGGTGGTCAATTAACAGAAAAAATTCGTCGCCGGCCCTATGCAGTTATTTTACTTGATGAAATCGAAAAGGCTCATCCAGATGTTTTTAATGTTCTATTGCAAATTTTAGATGATGGTCAATTAACCGATGCCAAGGGACGCAAGGTTAATTTTAAAAACACTATCATTATCATGACGTCAAATATCGGTAGTGAATATTTTAAAGATTTAGCTCAAAAAGCCAGCTTGGGTTTTGATTTAGATAAAAACCTAAAAAGTCAAGAAGAAAGCATTAAAGAAAAAATATTAAAAGAACTGCGAGATAATTTTAAGCCTGAATTTTTAAATCGTATTGATGAAATAATCGTTTTTAAACCTTTACTAAAAGATTCTATTCGACAAATCGTTGATTTTCAATTAAAACAGGTTGAAGAAAGATTGAAAGATAACGAGATTAAAATTAAAATTAGTAAAAAAGCTAAAGACCATCTAGTTGAAAAAGGCTTTGATCCGCTTTATGGCGCCCGACCCTTAAAACGAATTATCCAAAGTTTAATTTTAAATCCTTTAGCCATGGAAATTATTGAGGGAAAAATTAAAACCGGTAGTAGCGTGTTTATTGATTTTGATAGAGATAATATTAAATTTAAAATTTAAAAATAATATAAAATAAAAAAGACTAATCGTTTGCGACCAGTCTTTTTTAATTTTAGAAAAATTTAAGTTGGACGTTGTTTTTTTTGCATAACCCACTCTCGAGAATCAGCCAATAATTGACGATATTTTTCAATACCTTTCAATTTTTGAATCATAAAAAACAATATTATAAACAAGCCCATAGCTAAAATAAGAACACCACTGAAAGAATAAAAGGTTTTTTCTTGATAGGAAAAAAAATTATAAACAGTATGAAGCAAAATGACAACTAACAGTGCCTTAAGTTCCAAAAATCTTTTGGTTAAAAATTTAAATTTCTTTAAACCTAAATAATAACCAATTATGCCAGTCAATAAAGCGTGCAATAAAGTTGCGCTAGCAAAACGAGTAAAAATAACGTCTGTCCCCTGATAAATTAAATTAAAGATATTTTCGGCTGTAGCAAATCCCAAACCAATTGTAATACCATAAATTATACCATCAATAGTTTCGTCGAAGTCTTCACGCTCATAAACATAATATTTTAACACTAAAAATTTACCTAATTCTTCCAAAAAGGCAAAACTTAAAATAAAAACTTTTAAATCAACATTGAGTAGTTGACGACCAAAAACCAAATTAACATGAAAAATAACTACACACCAGATAGCTCCCAAGATAAAAGAAAAAAATAATAAACTTAGCGGTTCGGGTTTGCGACGATCGTGGTAGCGAAAATACCATAACCAAAATAATGGCGGGACTAAAACTGCTCCCACGAAAACAACATAATACGCAATTTGATTGATTGTTTGTGTTTCAATGTTAAACATGCACATTTGATAAACGTCGGACTGAGATAGCCCGACGTTTATCTTTTTATTTTAAGTTTGATTTTTAACAGGACTATCGGTTGATTAAATAGCTTCCTTGGGTTTTTTAGTTAATTGCCAAACCAAGAAAACCATCACTACGATAATTGCAGATGCCCAAGCAATAGCGCGCGTAATTTCAACTTCTTCTTTAGCTTCGACTGCTGGTAAAATAGAAGAAATAACACGCCGAGCCTTACGCGTAACAATTATATTGTTAGTTTCATCGTTTTCTTTTTGACGTTGTTCTTGAATTAAGGCTAATTCTTCTACATTTTCAGCTGGTACAATGCGATAACCAATATCAAAATTTTCCATGATTTCGCCTTCGCCTAATGGGACAAATAAAGGTTCGTTATTGGTAGTTAAGGCATAATTTTCTGGCAATGATCCCCTATCAATGTAGATAATATAATAAGCACTTGGCAATTCATCAAAGGAATAAACACCATCTTGGTTGACTGTTTGAGTTAACAATAATTCATCTTTACTAAAATTCAAGTTAGTGTCACGATCTAAATCAACATATAATTTAACCGTAATATCCTTAATTCCTGTTTCTTCTGAATTGAATTTTCCATCTTGATTAGTATCCATGAAAATCATTCCTCCAATTCTACCCAAGGGAGTTTCTTCGGCTGGAGCATCATTTTTACGGCCAACAATGCCATAGAGTCCATCAACTTCAGCTGTCCAACCTTGGTAGTAATAATACGCATCATCTTCTGAGCTTTTAACGGTAGTGATTTTTTCCCAACTTCCCGGTGAATGATAAACATAATGATAGAATTTAACACTTTCGGGATTAATATCATTTTCACTTAACCAAGATTTGGCTACACTAAACTCTAAAACAGCTTCTTCAATATTTTCATCATTTAAATCGTTTAAGGTGATATTGAAATATTTATAAACTACTTCATTATCTTTAGCGACTGATTCAATTTCGGCTGGTTTTTGAGTTTCTGAAGCAATCAAGTTAGACGTGTCGAAACTGTTAGATTTTAATTCCAAAGAAATTTTAGCTAGACCAGTTTCTTTGGCTGGAATAAATTCTAATTGAGTTGGTCCGGTTGCTTCTTCTAAAACAACATCGGTATCGTCACCACCAATTTCTTCTGTTTGAACAATTGGTGTGCCAGAATATTGATTAGTATCAGTTGAAACATTGCCAGTAATATCATAGGGCCTAAAGGTGTAATAGTAAATTGTATCAGCTGTTAAATCAACATCAGTATATGATTCAGCACCTTCAACTTTAATAATTGGAGTTGCGGGAATTTGAGCTAAAGTAGTGCTACGATAAATTTCAACGCCCTTTAAATCATCGTCAGTTGGATTCGTCCAGGTTAATAACAAGCTAGTGCCGTCATTGTTGTCTGGATTAATAATTTCAACCTGAGTGACAGCTTCTGGCGCAGTTTCATCGGCTACTAATGATCGTCTACCGGTCGCTGAATAAGTTTCAACTGTATATGAGCTAGAATAAACATTCCCAGCGCCATCATAACCTTCAGTAGTTACAGTTGAATGTAATTCTGTGGTATCCCATTCACAAGTGAAAGGCGCGGTTGTGTCTTCACAAATTTGAACATCATCAACATACCACACAACCTTTTCCATATCAGAAACATTGTCAGTCAAAGCAGTATCATCCTCTAAGTTGGAGTACAAATCAACCTTTTCGCCAATTGGAATACGCAAACTATCAATAGCATCTTCTTGATAGAATTTTTCATCTACTTCTTTACGATAAATTTTGAATGGCTTATTAAACCCTTGTGGCGGTTTGGGTGGACGCGTATCTTTATAAACCGTTAATTGCGTATATTCATCACTATCTGTTGATTGACCTAGAGTATCTTCGGCAGCCACATAAATAATGTATTTACCATCAGGTTTGTCTGCATTATCTAATCCTAAAACTTCTTTAACATCAATCTCCTTTTCAACGCTTGTACTAATTCCATTATTTAATTCATAATCTACCCAATCTAGCATACTTCCATCTTCTGTCTGCATTTTGAATTTCATTTTTTGAATATTTTGAGAACCCTGAGCTTCAAATTTCAATTTAAATTCGTCATCAAATTTTTGGAATTGATTGGTTAATGCTTGGTTAATAGAGATTTTAGGTGGCTGAGGTGTTGCTTCTAAGGTTAATGGATATTCGTAAGGATTAATATTTGTTGCGCCCTCAAAAATAACTGCTTCACCCAATGATACTTCGTTAAAACCTTGCATTTTTAAGAACGGTTCCATAGCCACTTGATCAAAAGTGTAAGCCGTTAATCCAATATTAACCGCTGTATTTTCTCCGGCAGTCACATTTATGCTTTGGCTTTGAGTTGCATAACCCTTAGCGTCAACTATTATCTTGTATTCTCCGGCTGGCCAATAATCCAAGAGTTGACCAGCTTGATATATAGGTAATGAAATTTGACCAATACGTTTATTTAAAATTGTAACATTGGAAAAAACAGTAGAACCATTCTCATCAACAATATTAAATATCATACCCCCCATTTGGGTTAAATCTGTAGAAGCGCTAGCGAGATCTTTAGCCAAAGCTTTGGGTGTTTGATTTTCAGCTAGTTCTTGAAATTTAACCTGCAAACCATTTTTAAGTTTTTCTAAAACGTTTGAACTGACTGGAGCTATCACATTCAACTGACTACGAGATTTGAGATATGTGGTTCCATCACCATTTGGGTCTAAAATTTGAGCTTTTAACTCATAAGGCACAATCGGTGTGGTTCCATAGATTTTATCATTATTATAGGTCTGAATCTTAAATGAAAAATGATATAAAGTATTAATTCCATCACTCTCTTTGGTAATAGCTAATGGTACTGATTGCTGAACAGATTCAGCTTTCAATGGAAAGGGTTTTAAATAGGTAACAATATCTGCCCCCGTAAAATCACCTAGCAAGGAAAATTGATCGCTTAATTGGTGTTGATAGGCTTCTGTTGGTCCAATCACCCTAGCTTGATAAGTTGTTCCTGTATTAACTGTAATTGTATAAAAACCCTGGCTATCGGTCTTGGTAGCACCTATATAATCGCCAGTTGCCACATCGGGTGACCAAATTTCAACTTTCGCGCTATCAACTGGTCTGTCATAGGCGTCAAAACAAGTCACTTGTCCACTTAAGGTAATCGGCGTAACTTTTTTAGTTACGGTAATTTGAATAATTTCACCGTCAGCAATATTTTCAGTTGTGCCAGAAATAGTTACATTACCACCCTTAATAATATCACTAACAGTTGGAATGGTAATGGTGGGAGTTAAAATTTGAGCTGATTTTTCTAGAAGAAAAATATTGGTAGCAGTTCCTCCATCAACAATTTTAACTGAAACTGGATCGGAATCCTTGTAACCAGTAGCAGTAACATAAACAGAATAAGTTCCAACCGGAGCAGTTGGAAGAATTAAAGAACCATTTGCATCGGTAGTAAGATCGGGATTTAATGATCCATTAATATAAAATTTTGCGCCCATGATTGGATTTCCGACTTCCTTCTCTTTAACCATTACTTCCCATGCGTTCTTGTCGGCTGCTTGAACTGAATAAATATTTAAAAATTTATTTATTAAATTATTAAATAAATTATCAATTGTCGCAAAAATCAAACTACCCTTTTTAGGCGCCTCCGCTGGACTCAAAGTAAAATTCCAAGTTTTAAGTTGACCTTTTTCAGTTATATTTATTGACACGGGATCACTAGTCGCATAACCAGAAGCACTAGCAGATACATCATACGTGCCAAGTTCCAATTTTATTGCATATTTACCCGTTGCATCCGTAGAAGCTAAATTAGACATACCAGTTAAAACATTGGTATAACTAATAGGTGCCCCTCCAATTAGTGCGCCGGTATTTATATCAGTCACTGTGCCAGATAGTGTCCCAGTGTCCGTAGGAACGACTTCTACTGGCACTAAACTAAAATCTTGGGTTGTGGTTCCGCCTTTAGTAATAGTAACTTGAACTGGATCGCTAGTGGTATAACCATTGGCACTTGCTTGTAGCAAATGATCACCGACCGTTAATAAGAGACTGTACGTGTCAACCTTTATTCTAGCACTCTCAGCCGTTAATGTTTCTGTAATTTGTGCTCCATCAATTGGCGCGAGAGTCACAGAATCATAAACCGAACCTGTTAATGTCCCCTTCGGAGCCGTAGGTGTTAAGTTGAAATCCTGAACAACGGGAGTTTTTTCGCTAATAGTTACTGGCACTTCGGCGCTTCTATCAAAACCATCTGCTGAAGCACTTAACATATAATCACCCTCAGGCAGAGATGCAGAATAACTGCCAACGGTAGTCGTTGCTGTTGTACCTCCCTCTCCAGTTACTGGATTGGCATATAGTATTGAAGCCCCAGCAATTGGCTTACCCGTGGCGCCATTTGTGACTGTGCCAGATAATGAACCATAGACTATTGGCGTTAAACTAAAATCTTGAACAACAGGAGTTTTTTTGCTAATAGTTACGGGTACTTTGGCGCTTTTATCAAAGCCATCTGCTGAAGCAGTTAACATATAATCACCCTCGGGCAGAGATGCAGAATAACTGCCAACGGGAGTCGTTACTGTTGTACTGCCTTCTCCATTTGCTATATTCCTATATTGTATTAAAGCCCCAGCAATCGGTTCACCCGTTTCACTATTTGTTACTGTGCCAGATAATGAACCGGTTGAAGCAGATTCGGTTAATTCAACTAAAACAGTTGCCGTAGCGCCAACTATAATTTTAGGTACTGCTCCTTTTTTATCATAACCATCTTTTGAAAAAGTTAAACCAAATGAATCACACGCCTTGGTAAAAGAAAAATTACCACTGTCGTCGGTGGTGGCTTGAGAAATAAAATTTGCATTTTTATCATTTAAATTAACGATTACTCCACTGATTGGATTACCATTGTTGTCAATAACTAGTCCTTCAATACTACCATAGCCACAAGCACTCTCTACTGGTACGTTACCTCCACCCAAACAACAATATCCCTCAGAAAAAACATCACTTCCACAACCACACTTCGCAATAATCGTTGAATCAGCGGTACAAACATCTACAATATCAAACTCAGTTGTGGTGGTTGTGTCACCATAAGTTGCCGTGACCGTGTATGTCCCAGTCGTCGCACTATCTGCCCCTAAATCGACAGTAAAGGCATTACTACTTACAGTTGCTTCAACTGGTGTAGAAACCGGAATTTGATGAGTCGGTGGAATTTCAGGTCCGGCCTGAGGATGCCATAAAACTTGGTATCCAATAATTAAAACTATTACCGCTAGACAGACCACGCCCAGGGTAAAAAAGAATGTTTTTTTAGACATAGGTTCACTTTTTATTAACATAGTTTTTTAAATTATATTTTATATTTATTTTTATATTTTTTAAAAAAATAAAAACTCAAAAAAATTATTCAATTAATTTTAAAAAAATTAAATCGAGGCATTTTGAGTTTATGAAATTTATTTTGATTATTTTTAGTATTATAAAATTATACAACAAAAATTATAATTCTCCAAACCTGAATGTGTGGATAAGTTTTTTAAAATGAATATTCTTAATTTTTAGTGTCATTGCGACCCGCCGATTTGGCTTGAAAACAATCTCGTACAGTATAGCGTCATTGCGAGCGTAGCGAAGCAATCTCGTATAGTGCTTTAATCTACGAGATTGCCACGGTCGTCCGCCGAGTCGGCGGACTCCCTCGCAATGACACGCAAAAAATTGTGAATCATCAAATAAAATGTTATACTAATAAAATATAATTTATTACAACAAAACAACATGCAAAAAATATCAAAACGCATTTTAATTTTAACTCTAATCACAATTCAAATTGTTGCTTTTTTAATTCCATCCTTAACTCAAGCAAGCGATTTTAATCCCGATTATATTATTTCAGATTTAGACTTGATTGACTTTGACACCATGTCATCAGAAAATATTCAAAAATTTTTAGAAAATAAAAATAGTAGTTTACAAAATTATTATACTCAA contains these protein-coding regions:
- a CDS encoding carboxypeptidase regulatory-like domain-containing protein — encoded protein: MSKKTFFFTLGVVCLAVIVLIIGYQVLWHPQAGPEIPPTHQIPVSTPVEATVSSNAFTVDLGADSATTGTYTVTATYGDTTTTTEFDIVDVCTADSTIIAKCGCGSDVFSEGYCCLGGGNVPVESACGYGSIEGLVIDNNGNPISGVIVNLNDKNANFISQATTDDSGNFSFTKACDSFGLTFSKDGYDKKGAVPKIIVGATATVLVELTESASTGSLSGTVTNSETGEPIAGALIQYRNIANGEGSTTVTTPVGSYSASLPEGDYMLTASADGFDKSAKVPVTISKKTPVVQDFSLTPIVYGSLSGTVTNGATGKPIAGASILYANPVTGEGGTTATTTVGSYSASLPEGDYMLSASADGFDRSAEVPVTISEKTPVVQDFNLTPTAPKGTLTGSVYDSVTLAPIDGAQITETLTAESARIKVDTYSLLLTVGDHLLQASANGYTTSDPVQVTITKGGTTTQDFSLVPVEVVPTDTGTLSGTVTDINTGALIGGAPISYTNVLTGMSNLASTDATGKYAIKLELGTYDVSASASGYATSDPVSINITEKGQLKTWNFTLSPAEAPKKGSLIFATIDNLFNNLINKFLNIYSVQAADKNAWEVMVKEKEVGNPIMGAKFYINGSLNPDLTTDANGSLILPTAPVGTYSVYVTATGYKDSDPVSVKIVDGGTATNIFLLEKSAQILTPTITIPTVSDIIKGGNVTISGTTENIADGEIIQITVTKKVTPITLSGQVTCFDAYDRPVDSAKVEIWSPDVATGDYIGATKTDSQGFYTITVNTGTTYQARVIGPTEAYQHQLSDQFSLLGDFTGADIVTYLKPFPLKAESVQQSVPLAITKESDGINTLYHFSFKIQTYNNDKIYGTTPIVPYELKAQILDPNGDGTTYLKSRSQLNVIAPVSSNVLEKLKNGLQVKFQELAENQTPKALAKDLASASTDLTQMGGMIFNIVDENGSTVFSNVTILNKRIGQISLPIYQAGQLLDYWPAGEYKIIVDAKGYATQSQSINVTAGENTAVNIGLTAYTFDQVAMEPFLKMQGFNEVSLGEAVIFEGATNINPYEYPLTLEATPQPPKISINQALTNQFQKFDDEFKLKFEAQGSQNIQKMKFKMQTEDGSMLDWVDYELNNGISTSVEKEIDVKEVLGLDNADKPDGKYIIYVAAEDTLGQSTDSDEYTQLTVYKDTRPPKPPQGFNKPFKIYRKEVDEKFYQEDAIDSLRIPIGEKVDLYSNLEDDTALTDNVSDMEKVVWYVDDVQICEDTTAPFTCEWDTTELHSTVTTEGYDGAGNVYSSSYTVETYSATGRRSLVADETAPEAVTQVEIINPDNNDGTSLLLTWTNPTDDDLKGVEIYRSTTLAQIPATPIIKVEGAESYTDVDLTADTIYYYTFRPYDITGNVSTDTNQYSGTPIVQTEEIGGDDTDVVLEEATGPTQLEFIPAKETGLAKISLELKSNSFDTSNLIASETQKPAEIESVAKDNEVVYKYFNITLNDLNDENIEEAVLEFSVAKSWLSENDINPESVKFYHYVYHSPGSWEKITTVKSSEDDAYYYYQGWTAEVDGLYGIVGRKNDAPAEETPLGRIGGMIFMDTNQDGKFNSEETGIKDITVKLYVDLDRDTNLNFSKDELLLTQTVNQDGVYSFDELPSAYYIIYIDRGSLPENYALTTNNEPLFVPLGEGEIMENFDIGYRIVPAENVEELALIQEQRQKENDETNNIIVTRKARRVISSILPAVEAKEEVEITRAIAWASAIIVVMVFLVWQLTKKPKEAI